CTCttgatgatgtattggttgacctagctaactgtagctaggctactcatgatgatgtattggttgacctagcTAACTACAGCTAGGCTACTCttgatgatgtattggttgacctagctaactatagctaggctactcttgatgatgtattggttgacctagcTAACTACAGTTAGGCTACTCttgatgatgtattggttgacctagcTAACTGTAGCTAGGCTACTCttgatgatgtattggttgacctagcTAACTACAGTtaggctactcatgatgatgtattggttgTTTGTTTTTTGCTATTGAAGCATTTTGATATTGTTATGAAAAGCGCTATAGAAATGTAATACattataaattattattatatactTTTCAGGTGGCCGGGATGTTAATGTATTACATCATCTCTGGTGGACATCATCCATTTGGCATAGGCATTTATTGTGAAGTTAACATTTTTCAAGGGAAGTACACACTGGAACATGTTGAGGATGAAGTGGCCAAGGACCTCATTGAGTGGATGATCAATAAAGACCCAGAGAAGAGACCTACAGTGGAGGACACACTGGCCCACCCATACTTCTGGCCAGAGGAGAGGTGAGAAGCAGTGCTAACACTTGTCAATCAGAAGGTTAGTTAAGATTAATGATTTACTTATAGCCATCACTATTTCCACTGGGCATTTCCCTTTTTTAATGGGTTCAGATTCTAACGACGATTTATCTCAATGCAAATGTGATCACCGTTTGACACTGACCCAGTTGAATGCATTTAAAGGTACACTGTTGTTTTTCAGGAGAGTGGAGTACTTACGAAAAATTGGTAACGAGAAGGAAGCAGAGAACTGTCGCAAAGCAGAACCAAGCCTCCTTCATGCTTTGGACCAGTGTGCTGAGGCGAGGTCGTTCACAAAGTGGAAGTCCAAGGTGAGTAAGACGCCATTTTATCAATTTTATTTACATGTACATTCGTCCTAGTGCAGTGTCTAGTCTAGTAGTAGTCACACTTACTGTTATTTATTTGTGTACACAGATGCCGCCTGAGTTGATGAAGAAGTTGGATGGTAAAAAGAAGGCCTACCCAGACAACACATTGGGTTTGTTGCGCTTCATACGCAACCTCCATGAGCACTAGTAAGACATATTAATAGTTTTGTCTAAAAACATGTACATGAACTGTATTTACTCTCTTACCATTGAAGGTGGTTGAatattttgtctctctctctctctctctgaagcacTGAGGATGCAGATTCTGTTGACATATTGACAATGTTCCCTGATCTCTTTGGATGCGTCTACAAGTTTGCGAAGAAAATGGAGTGGAATTCAAGAAGTAGTCTGAAGAAATAGTTTCACAGAGAAGATGTAAGATAATGATTCTGATGATTGGAAGATTAACACTGACTAACTTCTGAAATCTTGGCTTGACTTTTCTGTTGCCATTAAATGAGTCACTAGTGTAAGTGTTAGATGAATGTTCTTTAGAGGAAATCAAGAGGCTATGCAGCACTTTGCCTCTGTTTGCCTACTTGGTGTTTTGGCCATTTTCTTACATCATTATAACAGTACTTATCTCATAAGCTAACATGAAATATATACAATATTTTTCATTAGAATATGAAATGTAACGATACTTCGTAATATTAATCAATTTGCCTCAGTTTATTCATGGTTTGTTTACTGTATGTATAATAGCAAtgccacatactgtacatacatacaccttCTCTGTTGAAAAGTATTGAAACGAGCTGAATCTATTAATAAAGTGTACCATCTGAATAGTATAGCCTACAGTGCATGCCTCTTTCTTCACTCTACAACAACCGGCTTAGTTCATGGAAACCCCAAAACATCAAAGATATAGAACATATAcggttgaagttggaagtttacatacaccttagtcaaatacatttaaactctgttttttgtgtgtgtttttttacaatttctgacatttaatcctagtaaaaatcccctgtcttaggtcagttaggatcaccactttattttaagaatgtgaaatgtctgaataatagtagagagaatgatttatttcagctttaatttctttcatcacattcccagtgggtcagaagtttacatac
The sequence above is drawn from the Oncorhynchus clarkii lewisi isolate Uvic-CL-2024 unplaced genomic scaffold, UVic_Ocla_1.0 unplaced_contig_3859_pilon_pilon, whole genome shotgun sequence genome and encodes:
- the LOC139396818 gene encoding uncharacterized protein isoform X2, whose product is MLMYYIISGGHHPFGIGIYCEVNIFQGKYTLEHVEDEVAKDLIEWMINKDPEKRPTVEDTLAHPYFWPEERRVEYLRKIGNEKEAENCRKAEPSLLHALDQCAEARSFTKWKSKMPPELMKKLDGKKKAYPDNTLGLLRFIRNLHEHYTEDADSVDILTMFPDLFGCVYKFAKKMEWNSRSSLKK